In Bacteroides cellulosilyticus, the genomic stretch CTGAATGTCTGAAAGACAAGAAGAAGCAGGCTGCCAATTTCCGCCACATTGAAGAAGAGAGTAATAAATATACTGCCTCCCGTATTACACAGGAAGTGGATAACATGACTGTTGTTGTCAATCCTCCTTACCCACCCCTGACGGAAGCTGAACTCGACCGTTCGTACGATTTGCCCTACACCCGTCTGCCTCATCCCAAATACAAAGGCAAGCGAATTCCGGCATACGATATGATTAAGTTTTCGGTGAATATCCACCGTGGGTGTTTCGGTGGTTGTGCATTTTGCACGATCTCGGCACATCAGGGAAAATTTATTGTAAGCCGCAGTAAAGAAAGCATTCTTAAAGAAGTAAAGGCACTAATGGAGCTTCCCGACTTTAAAGGATACCTGAGTGACCTTGGCGGTCCATCCGCCAATATGTACCGGATGAAAGGGAGGGATGAGAATATTTGTAAGAAGTGCAAACGCCCCTCATGTATCCATCCTAAAGTTTGTCCGAACCTGAATACCGACCATCGGCCTTTACTGGATATTTATCATGCGGTAGACACTCTACCCGGCATCAAAAAGAGTTTCATCGGTAGTGGTGTACGTTACGACTTGCTCTTGCATCAAAGCAAAGATCCGGCGACTAATAAAAGCACTGATGAATATACCCGCGAATTAATAGCCCGCCACGTAAGCGGTCGTCTTAAAGTGGCACCGGAACATACCAGTGACCGGGTATTGAGTATCATGCGCAAGCCCTCGTTCGACCAGTTTCAGGAATTCAAAAAGATATTCGATCACATCAACCGCGAAGAAGGGTTGCGGCAACAGCTGATTCCTTATTTCATTTCCAGCCATCCCGGCTGCAAGGAAGAGGACATGGCAGAACTGGCTGTTATCACCAAGCGCCTTGATTTTCATTTGGAACAAGTGCAAGACTTTACCCCCACCCCCATGACCGTAGCCACTGAAGCTTGGTATACCGGCTATCATCCATACACATTGGAGCCTGTATTCAGTGCCAAAACACCACGTGAAAAGCTGGCGCAGCGTCAGTTCTTCTTCTGGTATAAACCGGAAGAACGAAAGAACATCATCAACGAACTGCGCCGTATCGGACGGATGGATTTGATAGACAAATTATATGGAAAACGATAAATATTAATCTACCAATGATGAAACGACTCTTAATTCTCTTCGCTCTCTTTTTGAGTTATGCAAGCACAACCTTGCAAGCACAAGACTACCTGCCGCAAAACTTCAGTATCTCACTGGGTGGCGGACTAACATTGCCGCGCGTAGAAGGAAACCGTAATGACTTTTTCAGTAAAAATGGCGACCGTGCGGGATACAACCTGATGACAGAAGGACGCTACTACTTCATGCCCAACTTTGCCCTAGGGCTTCAGTATGATTACTTACGGGTAGCTCGTCTGCCGGATAAAATGCACCTCCATTATATACACCCCAATATTACTTACCGCTACTTGTGGAGCGAGGGAAACCAAGGGGTATTTCTTTCATTCGGCATAGGCTACATGAACTATCAGGAACGTACTTACCAACGAGGTGAACGGAATGGAATATCTTTTCAGAGAGGATATTGCGGACTGTCATTCGGCATGGGTTACGAATTCTACATTACCAAGAAATTATCAGGAGTGTTTCGTGCAGATATACTCACAGCCGACTGGTTTGCAAACCCCGACGCACGGCTTTCCAATCCATACGATTATGATGACGGAATAGACCACAGTTGGTTTAAGAACAATGTCACATTCTTTAATCTGGGATTTGCGGTACAGTTTGGACGATAGTCGTCAGGAAACTATCCTTCTTCCACCTGCATCGCCACAATCTCCTGCAAAACACCAACTGCCGTTTCCACATTCTTCACATCCTTCACCAGCATACTACGACGGGTATTCTGTTCGCGCAAATCGCAGCGACGGGTATACTTCATCATGTATGCAATAACTTTACCGAATGCCTGACTCTGATAATAGGGGCTTTCCGGATTGGAAATAAAGAATAACGACATACGCCCGCCTTTAAGAAAAACTTTTTCCGCGCCAAGGCGGGCAGCAAGACGACGCAACGGCACAATACGCAGCAGTTCTTCCGTTTCTGACGGAACAGGACCAAAACGGTCGATAAGCCGATTACGGAAAGCTTCTACATCTTTATCCAATGTCAGGCTATCCAATTCACGGTAAAGTAACATACGCTCACTACTGCCCGTGACGTATGTAGCGGGCAGCAGCAATTCCAGATCACTTTCTACCTGACATTCATCAACAAACTGTTCGCCACTAATGACACCACCTTCGGCTTTCAACTCTTCAGCATAGAGATCGGCAAACTCATCAGTCTTCAATTCGTGAACAGCTTCCGTTAATATCTTCTGATAAGTTTCATAACCAAGATCGGCAATGAAACCGCTTTGTTCTGCCCCCAACATATTGCCTGCACCACGAATATCGAGGTCCTGCATAGCAATATGAATTCCACTACCCAAATCGCTGAAGTTCTCAATAGCCTGCAAACGACGTCTTGCCTCGGGAGTCAAAGAAGAAAGAGGAGGTGCCAGCAAATAACAGAAAGCTTTCTTATTGCTTCTTCCCACGCGACCGCGCATCTGGTGAAGATCGCTTAAACCAAAGTTCTGTGCCTGATTGATAATAATGGTATTAGCATTTGGAATATCAATACCACTTTCTATAATGGTAGTAGCTATCAAGACATCATAGTCATAATTGACAAAGCCAAAGATTATCTTTTCCAGTTCTGTCGGTTCCATCTGCCCATGTCCGATAGCTATTCTGCAATCCGGAATGTGCCGCTCAATCATTGCTTTCAATTCAGGCAAATTGGAAATACGGTTATTCACAAGGAACACCTGCCCGTTACGACTCATTTCAAAGTTGATGGCATCAGCAATCACTTCCTCGTTAAAGGTATGCACTTCAGTCTGAATCGGATAACGGTTGGGCGGAGGTGTTTGTATCACACTCAGGTCACGTGCCCCTATCAATGAGAATTGCAATGTGCGGGGAATAGGTGTAGCCGTCATAGTCAAGGTATCTACATTCACTTTCAGCTGGCGCAGTTTCTCTTTTACAGATACTCCGAATTTCTGCTCTTCATCAATAATCAGTAATCCCAAGTCCTTGAATTGTATATCTTTACCTAAAATACGATGTGTACCGATCAGTATATTCACATCTCCGGTAGCCAAACCTTTTATAACTGCTTTTGCCTGCGCTGCCGTGCGGGCACGGCTTAAATACTCCACCTTGCAAGGCAAATCTTTCAAACGATCCTTGAACGTCTGAAAATGTTGGTAAGCCAGCACTGTCGTAGGTACCAGGACAGCCACCTGCTTATTATCCGCCACCGCCTTAAAAGCTGCACGGACTGCCACTTCCGTTTTACCGAAACCAACGTCTCCACAAACTAAACGGTCCATCGGGCGATTACTTTCCATATCTGCTTTTACATCCGCCGTAGCTTTACTCTGATCAGGTGTATCTTCATAGATAAACGATGCTTCCAACTCCCGCTGCAGGAAACTGTCCACACTAAACTGGAATCCTTTTTCCTCCCGACGCTGAGAATATAGCCTGATAAGATCGCGTGCAATATCCTTAATCTTAGTTTTGGTGCGCTCTTTCAGTTTTTCCCAAGCACCGGTACCTAACTTATTCAGGCGGGGAGCTTCACCATCCTTACCTTTATACTTAGATACTTTATGCAATGAATGAATGGAAACAAACACCACGTCTTCATTCTGATAGACCAGTTTCATCACTTCTTGTGTCGTATCTCCGTTAGGAATACGCACCAGTCCTGAAAAACGCCCTACTCCATGATCGGTATGTACGACATAATCTCCCGGAGTAAACTGGTTCAACTCTTTCAAGCTTAGAGCCACCTTACCGCTACGCGCTTTGTCACTCTTCAGATTATATTTATGAAAACGGTCGAACAACTGATGATCCGTAAAGATACAAAGCCGCAAGACATTATCGGCAAACCCTTCATGCAACGTACGTTCCACGGCCGTAAATGCAATCTGATCCCCCCTGTCTTCAAAGATGGCACGGATACGGTCAGTTTGTTTCATGCTGTCGCTACAGATGTACAACGCATATCCCTTCTCCATATATTCTTTGAAACTCTCAGCTACCATATCAAAATTCTTGCGGAAAATAGGCTGTGCAGACGTATCAAAAGTAATCGTAGCATCCGGTGTACCTGTCGGTTTATTACCAAATTCCATACGACGGAAATCCAATGCACGGAGTGTAAACTCGCTTCCGTCAATCAGCTTGCCATCTAAGGTTATACAGCCACTTTCTTCTGCTTCGCGGGCAGCAATTGCCTGTGGAGTAAGTGTTTCATCATGCACTGTCTGAATGCGCTCACGCAACCAAAGCAAATCACGCATTGCCAGTACGGTATCCGCCGACAGAAAATCCAGAAACGAAACCATGCCACTCGCACCACCCTGCTCCAGACTACGGCTTAAATCGGGGACAATTACAATGCTATCCTTCCTTTCTTTGGAAAGCTGT encodes the following:
- a CDS encoding YgiQ family radical SAM protein, translating into MKEYRLTDWLPTTKKEVELRGWDELDVILFSGDAYVDHPSFGAAVIGRILEAEGLRVAIIPQPNWRDDLRDFKKLGRPRLFFGISPGCMDSMVNKYTANKRLRSDDAYTPDARPDMRPDYPSIVYTQILKKLYPDVPVVLGGIEASMRRVTHYDYWQDKLMKSILIESGADLLIYGMGEKPVVELIRRFNDKRLSLNTIPQIAYLCKTTDFISEEGDIRLFSHAECLKDKKKQAANFRHIEEESNKYTASRITQEVDNMTVVVNPPYPPLTEAELDRSYDLPYTRLPHPKYKGKRIPAYDMIKFSVNIHRGCFGGCAFCTISAHQGKFIVSRSKESILKEVKALMELPDFKGYLSDLGGPSANMYRMKGRDENICKKCKRPSCIHPKVCPNLNTDHRPLLDIYHAVDTLPGIKKSFIGSGVRYDLLLHQSKDPATNKSTDEYTRELIARHVSGRLKVAPEHTSDRVLSIMRKPSFDQFQEFKKIFDHINREEGLRQQLIPYFISSHPGCKEEDMAELAVITKRLDFHLEQVQDFTPTPMTVATEAWYTGYHPYTLEPVFSAKTPREKLAQRQFFFWYKPEERKNIINELRRIGRMDLIDKLYGKR
- a CDS encoding outer membrane beta-barrel protein — its product is MKRLLILFALFLSYASTTLQAQDYLPQNFSISLGGGLTLPRVEGNRNDFFSKNGDRAGYNLMTEGRYYFMPNFALGLQYDYLRVARLPDKMHLHYIHPNITYRYLWSEGNQGVFLSFGIGYMNYQERTYQRGERNGISFQRGYCGLSFGMGYEFYITKKLSGVFRADILTADWFANPDARLSNPYDYDDGIDHSWFKNNVTFFNLGFAVQFGR
- the mfd gene encoding transcription-repair coupling factor; translated protein: MTITELQQRYAAHPNVEAMSGLLKNPSVRTLFCGGLCASAASLFSSVLVQRGEFPFVFILGDLEEAGYFYHDLTQVLGTDKVLFFPSSFRRAIKYGQKDAANEILRTEVLSRLQKGEEGLCVVTYPDALAEKVVSRKELGDKTLKLHSGENVDTNFIMEVLRSYGFEYVDYVYEPGQYAVRGSIIDVFSFSSEFPYRIDFFGDEVESIRTFEVETQLSKERKDSIVIVPDLSRSLEQGGASGMVSFLDFLSADTVLAMRDLLWLRERIQTVHDETLTPQAIAAREAEESGCITLDGKLIDGSEFTLRALDFRRMEFGNKPTGTPDATITFDTSAQPIFRKNFDMVAESFKEYMEKGYALYICSDSMKQTDRIRAIFEDRGDQIAFTAVERTLHEGFADNVLRLCIFTDHQLFDRFHKYNLKSDKARSGKVALSLKELNQFTPGDYVVHTDHGVGRFSGLVRIPNGDTTQEVMKLVYQNEDVVFVSIHSLHKVSKYKGKDGEAPRLNKLGTGAWEKLKERTKTKIKDIARDLIRLYSQRREEKGFQFSVDSFLQRELEASFIYEDTPDQSKATADVKADMESNRPMDRLVCGDVGFGKTEVAVRAAFKAVADNKQVAVLVPTTVLAYQHFQTFKDRLKDLPCKVEYLSRARTAAQAKAVIKGLATGDVNILIGTHRILGKDIQFKDLGLLIIDEEQKFGVSVKEKLRQLKVNVDTLTMTATPIPRTLQFSLIGARDLSVIQTPPPNRYPIQTEVHTFNEEVIADAINFEMSRNGQVFLVNNRISNLPELKAMIERHIPDCRIAIGHGQMEPTELEKIIFGFVNYDYDVLIATTIIESGIDIPNANTIIINQAQNFGLSDLHQMRGRVGRSNKKAFCYLLAPPLSSLTPEARRRLQAIENFSDLGSGIHIAMQDLDIRGAGNMLGAEQSGFIADLGYETYQKILTEAVHELKTDEFADLYAEELKAEGGVISGEQFVDECQVESDLELLLPATYVTGSSERMLLYRELDSLTLDKDVEAFRNRLIDRFGPVPSETEELLRIVPLRRLAARLGAEKVFLKGGRMSLFFISNPESPYYQSQAFGKVIAYMMKYTRRCDLREQNTRRSMLVKDVKNVETAVGVLQEIVAMQVEEG